The sequence CCCCAAGCACCGTGTCCTGAAAGCGCAGTATGGCGGTTGATAGGCCAGCAGCACCACTGTCGATGCCTGCGCTGGAAATAACCAGACACACGGTAATAGCAATGTTGTAAAGATAGCCTCTTCGCTTATCAAAGTTCATAAAGACGCAAAACATCAAAAAGGCGACGATAGACGCCAAAAAGGCCATTCTCTGCTGCGAAAACAATCCTAAAATGATAAATGCCGTCACAGCACCTAGCAGAGTACCCATGGCACGGTTTTGTGATTTTAGCGCCGAATAACCATAACTATCCGTCAACGACAAAACAAAAACCGTCAACATGACCCAAGAGGATTTCTGCCACCCCAGCCAATGGACTGTGAGCAGCGAAAGTGACAGTGCGAGCCCCGTTTTTATTGCTTGTTTCGTGGTATGTTTCAACATGGGTTAACCTCTGTAAGCAAATGGATTACTTATGGACTTGAACAGAGGCCGTTGCCCCGACTCTTAACTGAACATCTTCTGGTACAGCGTTGAGTTTCACTTTGACTGGGATTCTTTGAGCCAGTCTAATCCACTGAAAGTTTGGGTTTACATTAGGAAGCAGTGCATTACCCGTACTACCGTCGGTCTTGGATATGCCATAACCTATGCTCTCTACTTCGCCTTCTAATGTGACATTTTGATCCGATAACAGCACCACTCGCGCAGGTTGTTCAACATCTAAGTCTGCAATATCGGTCTCTTTAAAAAAGCCTTCCACCCAAAAACTGTTTTCATCAATTAATGCCACTACAGGGCTATTCGCAATGACTTGAGCGCCAATATGATGACGCAGATTGGTAATATAACCGTCCGTTGGAGCAACCACTCGGGTGTAGCTTAGGTTGAGCTCTGCTTGTTCAACTTGGGCATGCGCTAGCGAAACATTCGCCGCGGCAGATTCTACGGCTGTCTTAAAG is a genomic window of Vibrio sp. CB1-14 containing:
- a CDS encoding HlyD family secretion protein, which encodes MMKRYLITAILTVAACTAGYASYSHYEQNPWTRDGQVRADIIQITPRVTGTIVDIAVKDNQRVARGDLLFVVDPKPYQVALLQAKAAQEQALALLNKAENELSRATGLEARSHGAVSTLTLDNFKTAVESAAANVSLAHAQVEQAELNLSYTRVVAPTDGYITNLRHHIGAQVIANSPVVALIDENSFWVEGFFKETDIADLDVEQPARVVLLSDQNVTLEGEVESIGYGISKTDGSTGNALLPNVNPNFQWIRLAQRIPVKVKLNAVPEDVQLRVGATASVQVHK